From Vitis vinifera cultivar Pinot Noir 40024 chromosome 14, ASM3070453v1, a single genomic window includes:
- the LOC100244600 gene encoding uncharacterized protein At2g33490 isoform X5 — translation MIACFLLLLLQQTVHMDMEEVCHLTPAMLAEFSVSLGEMGSCLVEKTSINDDEESGKVLLMMGKVQFDLQKLVDSYRSHIIQTITNPSESLLNELRTVEEMKRQCDEKRNVYEYMKAQQREKGRSKSGKGESLQQLTAAHDEFNDEATLCVFRLKSLKQGQSRSLLTQAARHHAAQLNFFRKGLKSLEAVEQHLRVVAERQHIDYQFSGLEDDDVEDGEDDGENGYDASEGGELSFDYRQNKRGIEVVSATRNSMELDQSDLSFPQASTVETVELNPEKNHGDLQGFSREPRAGSYSAPIIAEKSDPSERIRTQSSTRKLHTYVLPIPVGAKSSTPSRTSNSVPRTRPTSLHGGTRNLWHSSPLEPKKHEKDSGDDHMSGSTISEAQSVLKESNSNNAAIRLPPPLAEGLSLPQLDTLNTSDTKKVKRLAFSGPLTGKPWSTKPVLSSSGPIAPAELPQLVSGLLSRVPIPQPSSSPKISPSASPPLVSSPRINELHELPRPPVSLATKPARFPGLVGHSAPLISRNELSATSKTSSMASNAASPLPTPPVPRSYSIPSSSQRATALHVTKVLESSQNPDKAEEVGSPPLTPISLSNSKPTSTISEVASQSGQIRGNEEMTFIISSY, via the exons ATGATAGCTTGCTTTCTGCTGCTGCTGCTACAACAAACAGTGCATATG GATATGGAAGAAGTTTGCCATTTAACTCCAGCTATGCTTGCAGAATTTTCAGTGTCATTGGGGGAAATGGGCTCTTGTCTAGTGGAAAAAACCTCAATTAATGATGATGAAGAAAGTG GCAAAGTTTTGTTAATGATGGGAAAAGTGCAGTTTGATCTTCAGAAACTTGTTGATAGCTAT CGGTCTCATATTATCCAGACAATTACAAACCCATCAGAGTCTCTTCTCAATGAACTTCGGACAGTAGAG GAAATGAAGCGGCAGTGTGATGAAAAGAG AAACGTGTATGAATACATGAAGGCGCAacagagagaaaaaggaaggtCAAAAAGTGGGAAAGGAGAAAGTTTGCAGCAATTGACAGCAGCTCATGATGAATTTAATGATGAGGCAACCCTATGCGTTTTTCGGTTGAAATCTCTGAAACAAGGGCAGTCCCGAAGTCTTCTAACACAGGCAGCTCGTCATCATGCGGCTCAG TTGAATTTCTTTCGAAAGGGACTTAAATCTCTTGAGGCAGTTGAGCAACACTTACGAGTGGTTGCAGAACGACAACACATTGATTACCAATTCAGTGGACTTGAAGATGATGATGTGGAAGATGGAGAAGATGATGGCGAGAATGGCTATGATGCAAGTGAGGGTGGGGAATTGAGTTTTGACTATAGACAAAATAAGAGGGGGATTGAAGTTGTGTCTGCAACAAGAAATTCTATGGAG TTGGATCAATCAGACCTTTCTTTTCCCCAAGCTTCAACGGTGGAAACGGTGGAG TTAAATCCAGAAAAAAACCATGGGGATCTCCAGGGTTTCAGTAGGGAACCTAGAGCAGGCAGTTATTCTGCTCCAATAATTGCAGAGAAGAGTGATCCATCTGAAAGGATAAGAACACAATCATCCACACGGAAGTTGCACACGTATGTGCTACCCATACCAGTTGGTGCAAAGAGTTCAACTCCTTCAAGAACAAGCAATTCGGTTCCCCGAACAAGGCCAACAAGCCTCCATGGAGGCACCCGCAATTTGTGGCATTCTTCCCCCTTAGAGCCAAAGAAGCATGAGAAAGATTCTGGAGATGATCACATGTCAGGTTCAACCATATCAGAAGCACAATCAGTTCTCAAAGAGAGCAACAGTAATAATGCTGCCATCCGACTGCCCCCTCCTCTGGCTGAGGGACTTTCACTTCCACAGCTTGATACACTGAACACATCTGATACTAAAAAGGTCAAAAGACTAGCTTTTTCAGGTCCATTGACAGGTAAGCCATGGTCAACAAAGCCTGTTCTATCTTCCAGTGGTCCCATTGCCCCTGCCGAACTTCCCCAACTAGTTTCTGGATTGCTTTCTCGTGTTCCAATTCCTCAGCCTTCTTCGTCCCCAAAAATATCTCCAAGTGCTTCTCCTCCTCTTGTATCTTCTCCCAGAATAAATGAGCTCCATGAGCTCCCTAGGCCTCCTGTCAGCTTGGCAACCAAGCCAGCTAGATTTCCCGGTTTGGTTGGCCATTCTGCTCCTTTGATATCCAGAAATGAGCTTTCTGCAACAAGTAAAACCTCTTCAATGGCATCAAATGCAGCCTCTCCACTGCCAACTCCTCCTGTCCCGAGGAGCTACTCCATACCATCAAGCAGTCAGAGAGCTACGGCATTACATGTGACCAAGGTTCTGGAATCTTCTCAAAATCCAGACAAGGCTGAAGAAGTTGGCTCTCCACCATTGACACCTATTTCTCTCTCAAATAGTAAGCCAACATCAACGATCTCTGAAGTGGCCTCTCAGTCTGGTCAAATCAGAGGTAATGAGGAGATGACATTCATTATCTCCTCCTACTAG
- the LOC100244600 gene encoding uncharacterized protein At2g33490 isoform X1 — translation MKSLGKLRKFALPKNDASKEKRDAQLSAHVDELAQASQDMQEMRNCYDSLLSAAAATTNSAYEFSVSLGEMGSCLVEKTSINDDEESGKVLLMMGKVQFDLQKLVDSYRSHIIQTITNPSESLLNELRTVEEMKRQCDEKRNVYEYMKAQQREKGRSKSGKGESLQQLTAAHDEFNDEATLCVFRLKSLKQGQSRSLLTQAARHHAAQLNFFRKGLKSLEAVEQHLRVVAERQHIDYQFSGLEDDDVEDGEDDGENGYDASEGGELSFDYRQNKRGIEVVSATRNSMELDQSDLSFPQASTVETVELNPEKNHGDLQGFSREPRAGSYSAPIIAEKSDPSERIRTQSSTRKLHTYVLPIPVGAKSSTPSRTSNSVPRTRPTSLHGGTRNLWHSSPLEPKKHEKDSGDDHMSGSTISEAQSVLKESNSNNAAIRLPPPLAEGLSLPQLDTLNTSDTKKVKRLAFSGPLTGKPWSTKPVLSSSGPIAPAELPQLVSGLLSRVPIPQPSSSPKISPSASPPLVSSPRINELHELPRPPVSLATKPARFPGLVGHSAPLISRNELSATSKTSSMASNAASPLPTPPVPRSYSIPSSSQRATALHVTKVLESSQNPDKAEEVGSPPLTPISLSNSKPTSTISEVASQSGQIRGNEEMTFIISSY, via the exons GATATGCAAGAAATGAGAAATTGCTATGATAGCTTGCTTTCTGCTGCTGCTGCTACAACAAACAGTGCATATG AATTTTCAGTGTCATTGGGGGAAATGGGCTCTTGTCTAGTGGAAAAAACCTCAATTAATGATGATGAAGAAAGTG GCAAAGTTTTGTTAATGATGGGAAAAGTGCAGTTTGATCTTCAGAAACTTGTTGATAGCTAT CGGTCTCATATTATCCAGACAATTACAAACCCATCAGAGTCTCTTCTCAATGAACTTCGGACAGTAGAG GAAATGAAGCGGCAGTGTGATGAAAAGAG AAACGTGTATGAATACATGAAGGCGCAacagagagaaaaaggaaggtCAAAAAGTGGGAAAGGAGAAAGTTTGCAGCAATTGACAGCAGCTCATGATGAATTTAATGATGAGGCAACCCTATGCGTTTTTCGGTTGAAATCTCTGAAACAAGGGCAGTCCCGAAGTCTTCTAACACAGGCAGCTCGTCATCATGCGGCTCAG TTGAATTTCTTTCGAAAGGGACTTAAATCTCTTGAGGCAGTTGAGCAACACTTACGAGTGGTTGCAGAACGACAACACATTGATTACCAATTCAGTGGACTTGAAGATGATGATGTGGAAGATGGAGAAGATGATGGCGAGAATGGCTATGATGCAAGTGAGGGTGGGGAATTGAGTTTTGACTATAGACAAAATAAGAGGGGGATTGAAGTTGTGTCTGCAACAAGAAATTCTATGGAG TTGGATCAATCAGACCTTTCTTTTCCCCAAGCTTCAACGGTGGAAACGGTGGAG TTAAATCCAGAAAAAAACCATGGGGATCTCCAGGGTTTCAGTAGGGAACCTAGAGCAGGCAGTTATTCTGCTCCAATAATTGCAGAGAAGAGTGATCCATCTGAAAGGATAAGAACACAATCATCCACACGGAAGTTGCACACGTATGTGCTACCCATACCAGTTGGTGCAAAGAGTTCAACTCCTTCAAGAACAAGCAATTCGGTTCCCCGAACAAGGCCAACAAGCCTCCATGGAGGCACCCGCAATTTGTGGCATTCTTCCCCCTTAGAGCCAAAGAAGCATGAGAAAGATTCTGGAGATGATCACATGTCAGGTTCAACCATATCAGAAGCACAATCAGTTCTCAAAGAGAGCAACAGTAATAATGCTGCCATCCGACTGCCCCCTCCTCTGGCTGAGGGACTTTCACTTCCACAGCTTGATACACTGAACACATCTGATACTAAAAAGGTCAAAAGACTAGCTTTTTCAGGTCCATTGACAGGTAAGCCATGGTCAACAAAGCCTGTTCTATCTTCCAGTGGTCCCATTGCCCCTGCCGAACTTCCCCAACTAGTTTCTGGATTGCTTTCTCGTGTTCCAATTCCTCAGCCTTCTTCGTCCCCAAAAATATCTCCAAGTGCTTCTCCTCCTCTTGTATCTTCTCCCAGAATAAATGAGCTCCATGAGCTCCCTAGGCCTCCTGTCAGCTTGGCAACCAAGCCAGCTAGATTTCCCGGTTTGGTTGGCCATTCTGCTCCTTTGATATCCAGAAATGAGCTTTCTGCAACAAGTAAAACCTCTTCAATGGCATCAAATGCAGCCTCTCCACTGCCAACTCCTCCTGTCCCGAGGAGCTACTCCATACCATCAAGCAGTCAGAGAGCTACGGCATTACATGTGACCAAGGTTCTGGAATCTTCTCAAAATCCAGACAAGGCTGAAGAAGTTGGCTCTCCACCATTGACACCTATTTCTCTCTCAAATAGTAAGCCAACATCAACGATCTCTGAAGTGGCCTCTCAGTCTGGTCAAATCAGAGGTAATGAGGAGATGACATTCATTATCTCCTCCTACTAG
- the LOC100244600 gene encoding uncharacterized protein At2g33490 isoform X2, giving the protein MKSLGKLRKFALPKNDASKEKRDAQLSAHVDELAQASQDMQEMRNCYDSLLSAAAATTNSAYEFSVSLGEMGSCLVEKTSINDDEESGKVLLMMGKVQFDLQKLVDSYRSHIIQTITNPSESLLNELRTVEEMKRQCDEKRNVYEYMKAQQREKGRSKSGKGESLQQLTAAHDEFNDEATLCVFRLKSLKQGQSRSLLTQAARHHAAQLNFFRKGLKSLEAVEQHLRVVAERQHIDYQFSGLEDDDVEDGEDDGENGYDASEGGELSFDYRQNKRGIEVVSATRNSMELDQSDLSFPQASTVETVELNPEKNHGDLQGFSREPRAGSYSAPIIAEKSDPSERIRTQSSTRKLHTYVLPIPVGAKSSTPSRTSNSVPRTRPTSLHGGTRNLWHSSPLEPKKHEKDSGDDHMSGSTISEAQSVLKESNSNNAAIRLPPPLAEGLSLPQLDTLNTSDTKKVKRLAFSGPLTGKPWSTKPVLSSSGPIAPAELPQLVSGLLSRVPIPQPSSSPKISPSASPPLVSSPRINELHELPRPPVSLATKPARFPGLVGHSAPLISRNELSATSKTSSMASNAASPLPTPPVPRSYSIPSSSQRATALHVTKVLESSQNPDKAEEVGSPPLTPISLSNSKPTSTISEVASQSGQIRGES; this is encoded by the exons GATATGCAAGAAATGAGAAATTGCTATGATAGCTTGCTTTCTGCTGCTGCTGCTACAACAAACAGTGCATATG AATTTTCAGTGTCATTGGGGGAAATGGGCTCTTGTCTAGTGGAAAAAACCTCAATTAATGATGATGAAGAAAGTG GCAAAGTTTTGTTAATGATGGGAAAAGTGCAGTTTGATCTTCAGAAACTTGTTGATAGCTAT CGGTCTCATATTATCCAGACAATTACAAACCCATCAGAGTCTCTTCTCAATGAACTTCGGACAGTAGAG GAAATGAAGCGGCAGTGTGATGAAAAGAG AAACGTGTATGAATACATGAAGGCGCAacagagagaaaaaggaaggtCAAAAAGTGGGAAAGGAGAAAGTTTGCAGCAATTGACAGCAGCTCATGATGAATTTAATGATGAGGCAACCCTATGCGTTTTTCGGTTGAAATCTCTGAAACAAGGGCAGTCCCGAAGTCTTCTAACACAGGCAGCTCGTCATCATGCGGCTCAG TTGAATTTCTTTCGAAAGGGACTTAAATCTCTTGAGGCAGTTGAGCAACACTTACGAGTGGTTGCAGAACGACAACACATTGATTACCAATTCAGTGGACTTGAAGATGATGATGTGGAAGATGGAGAAGATGATGGCGAGAATGGCTATGATGCAAGTGAGGGTGGGGAATTGAGTTTTGACTATAGACAAAATAAGAGGGGGATTGAAGTTGTGTCTGCAACAAGAAATTCTATGGAG TTGGATCAATCAGACCTTTCTTTTCCCCAAGCTTCAACGGTGGAAACGGTGGAG TTAAATCCAGAAAAAAACCATGGGGATCTCCAGGGTTTCAGTAGGGAACCTAGAGCAGGCAGTTATTCTGCTCCAATAATTGCAGAGAAGAGTGATCCATCTGAAAGGATAAGAACACAATCATCCACACGGAAGTTGCACACGTATGTGCTACCCATACCAGTTGGTGCAAAGAGTTCAACTCCTTCAAGAACAAGCAATTCGGTTCCCCGAACAAGGCCAACAAGCCTCCATGGAGGCACCCGCAATTTGTGGCATTCTTCCCCCTTAGAGCCAAAGAAGCATGAGAAAGATTCTGGAGATGATCACATGTCAGGTTCAACCATATCAGAAGCACAATCAGTTCTCAAAGAGAGCAACAGTAATAATGCTGCCATCCGACTGCCCCCTCCTCTGGCTGAGGGACTTTCACTTCCACAGCTTGATACACTGAACACATCTGATACTAAAAAGGTCAAAAGACTAGCTTTTTCAGGTCCATTGACAGGTAAGCCATGGTCAACAAAGCCTGTTCTATCTTCCAGTGGTCCCATTGCCCCTGCCGAACTTCCCCAACTAGTTTCTGGATTGCTTTCTCGTGTTCCAATTCCTCAGCCTTCTTCGTCCCCAAAAATATCTCCAAGTGCTTCTCCTCCTCTTGTATCTTCTCCCAGAATAAATGAGCTCCATGAGCTCCCTAGGCCTCCTGTCAGCTTGGCAACCAAGCCAGCTAGATTTCCCGGTTTGGTTGGCCATTCTGCTCCTTTGATATCCAGAAATGAGCTTTCTGCAACAAGTAAAACCTCTTCAATGGCATCAAATGCAGCCTCTCCACTGCCAACTCCTCCTGTCCCGAGGAGCTACTCCATACCATCAAGCAGTCAGAGAGCTACGGCATTACATGTGACCAAGGTTCTGGAATCTTCTCAAAATCCAGACAAGGCTGAAGAAGTTGGCTCTCCACCATTGACACCTATTTCTCTCTCAAATAGTAAGCCAACATCAACGATCTCTGAAGTGGCCTCTCAGTCTGGTCAAATCAGAG
- the LOC100244600 gene encoding uncharacterized protein At2g33490 isoform X4 yields MKSLGKLRKFALPKNDASKEKRDAQLSAHVDELAQASQDMQEMRNCYDSLLSAAAATTNSAYEFSVSLGEMGSCLVEKTSINDDEESGKVLLMMGKVQFDLQKLVDSYRSHIIQTITNPSESLLNELRTVEEMKRQCDEKRNVYEYMKAQQREKGRSKSGKGESLQQLTAAHDEFNDEATLCVFRLKSLKQGQSRSLLTQAARHHAAQLNFFRKGLKSLEAVEQHLRVVAERQHIDYQFSGLEDDDVEDGEDDGENGYDASEGGELSFDYRQNKRGIEVVSATRNSMELNPEKNHGDLQGFSREPRAGSYSAPIIAEKSDPSERIRTQSSTRKLHTYVLPIPVGAKSSTPSRTSNSVPRTRPTSLHGGTRNLWHSSPLEPKKHEKDSGDDHMSGSTISEAQSVLKESNSNNAAIRLPPPLAEGLSLPQLDTLNTSDTKKVKRLAFSGPLTGKPWSTKPVLSSSGPIAPAELPQLVSGLLSRVPIPQPSSSPKISPSASPPLVSSPRINELHELPRPPVSLATKPARFPGLVGHSAPLISRNELSATSKTSSMASNAASPLPTPPVPRSYSIPSSSQRATALHVTKVLESSQNPDKAEEVGSPPLTPISLSNSKPTSTISEVASQSGQIRGES; encoded by the exons GATATGCAAGAAATGAGAAATTGCTATGATAGCTTGCTTTCTGCTGCTGCTGCTACAACAAACAGTGCATATG AATTTTCAGTGTCATTGGGGGAAATGGGCTCTTGTCTAGTGGAAAAAACCTCAATTAATGATGATGAAGAAAGTG GCAAAGTTTTGTTAATGATGGGAAAAGTGCAGTTTGATCTTCAGAAACTTGTTGATAGCTAT CGGTCTCATATTATCCAGACAATTACAAACCCATCAGAGTCTCTTCTCAATGAACTTCGGACAGTAGAG GAAATGAAGCGGCAGTGTGATGAAAAGAG AAACGTGTATGAATACATGAAGGCGCAacagagagaaaaaggaaggtCAAAAAGTGGGAAAGGAGAAAGTTTGCAGCAATTGACAGCAGCTCATGATGAATTTAATGATGAGGCAACCCTATGCGTTTTTCGGTTGAAATCTCTGAAACAAGGGCAGTCCCGAAGTCTTCTAACACAGGCAGCTCGTCATCATGCGGCTCAG TTGAATTTCTTTCGAAAGGGACTTAAATCTCTTGAGGCAGTTGAGCAACACTTACGAGTGGTTGCAGAACGACAACACATTGATTACCAATTCAGTGGACTTGAAGATGATGATGTGGAAGATGGAGAAGATGATGGCGAGAATGGCTATGATGCAAGTGAGGGTGGGGAATTGAGTTTTGACTATAGACAAAATAAGAGGGGGATTGAAGTTGTGTCTGCAACAAGAAATTCTATGGAG TTAAATCCAGAAAAAAACCATGGGGATCTCCAGGGTTTCAGTAGGGAACCTAGAGCAGGCAGTTATTCTGCTCCAATAATTGCAGAGAAGAGTGATCCATCTGAAAGGATAAGAACACAATCATCCACACGGAAGTTGCACACGTATGTGCTACCCATACCAGTTGGTGCAAAGAGTTCAACTCCTTCAAGAACAAGCAATTCGGTTCCCCGAACAAGGCCAACAAGCCTCCATGGAGGCACCCGCAATTTGTGGCATTCTTCCCCCTTAGAGCCAAAGAAGCATGAGAAAGATTCTGGAGATGATCACATGTCAGGTTCAACCATATCAGAAGCACAATCAGTTCTCAAAGAGAGCAACAGTAATAATGCTGCCATCCGACTGCCCCCTCCTCTGGCTGAGGGACTTTCACTTCCACAGCTTGATACACTGAACACATCTGATACTAAAAAGGTCAAAAGACTAGCTTTTTCAGGTCCATTGACAGGTAAGCCATGGTCAACAAAGCCTGTTCTATCTTCCAGTGGTCCCATTGCCCCTGCCGAACTTCCCCAACTAGTTTCTGGATTGCTTTCTCGTGTTCCAATTCCTCAGCCTTCTTCGTCCCCAAAAATATCTCCAAGTGCTTCTCCTCCTCTTGTATCTTCTCCCAGAATAAATGAGCTCCATGAGCTCCCTAGGCCTCCTGTCAGCTTGGCAACCAAGCCAGCTAGATTTCCCGGTTTGGTTGGCCATTCTGCTCCTTTGATATCCAGAAATGAGCTTTCTGCAACAAGTAAAACCTCTTCAATGGCATCAAATGCAGCCTCTCCACTGCCAACTCCTCCTGTCCCGAGGAGCTACTCCATACCATCAAGCAGTCAGAGAGCTACGGCATTACATGTGACCAAGGTTCTGGAATCTTCTCAAAATCCAGACAAGGCTGAAGAAGTTGGCTCTCCACCATTGACACCTATTTCTCTCTCAAATAGTAAGCCAACATCAACGATCTCTGAAGTGGCCTCTCAGTCTGGTCAAATCAGAG
- the LOC100244600 gene encoding uncharacterized protein At2g33490 isoform X3, protein MKSLGKLRKFALPKNDASKEKRDAQLSAHVDELAQASQDMQEMRNCYDSLLSAAAATTNSAYEFSVSLGEMGSCLVEKTSINDDEESGKVLLMMGKVQFDLQKLVDSYRSHIIQTITNPSESLLNELRTVEEMKRQCDEKRNVYEYMKAQQREKGRSKSGKGESLQQLTAAHDEFNDEATLCVFRLKSLKQGQSRSLLTQAARHHAAQLNFFRKGLKSLEAVEQHLRVVAERQHIDYQFSGLEDDDVEDGEDDGENGYDASEGGELSFDYRQNKRGIEVVSATRNSMELDQSDLSFPQASTVETVELNPEKNHGDLQGFSREPRAGSYSAPIIAEKSDPSERIRTQSSTRKLHTYVLPIPVGAKSSTPSRTSNSVPRTRPTSLHGGTRNLWHSSPLEPKKHEKDSGDDHMSGSTISEAQSVLKESNSNNAAIRLPPPLAEGLSLPQLDTLNTSDTKKVKRLAFSGPLTGKPWSTKPVLSSSGPIAPAELPQLVSGLLSRVPIPQPSSSPKISPSASPPLVSSPRINELHELPRPPVSLATKPARFPGLVGHSAPLISRNELSATSKTSSMASNAASPLPTPPVPRSYSIPSSSQRATALHVTKVLESSQNPDKAEEVGSPPLTPISLSNSES, encoded by the exons GATATGCAAGAAATGAGAAATTGCTATGATAGCTTGCTTTCTGCTGCTGCTGCTACAACAAACAGTGCATATG AATTTTCAGTGTCATTGGGGGAAATGGGCTCTTGTCTAGTGGAAAAAACCTCAATTAATGATGATGAAGAAAGTG GCAAAGTTTTGTTAATGATGGGAAAAGTGCAGTTTGATCTTCAGAAACTTGTTGATAGCTAT CGGTCTCATATTATCCAGACAATTACAAACCCATCAGAGTCTCTTCTCAATGAACTTCGGACAGTAGAG GAAATGAAGCGGCAGTGTGATGAAAAGAG AAACGTGTATGAATACATGAAGGCGCAacagagagaaaaaggaaggtCAAAAAGTGGGAAAGGAGAAAGTTTGCAGCAATTGACAGCAGCTCATGATGAATTTAATGATGAGGCAACCCTATGCGTTTTTCGGTTGAAATCTCTGAAACAAGGGCAGTCCCGAAGTCTTCTAACACAGGCAGCTCGTCATCATGCGGCTCAG TTGAATTTCTTTCGAAAGGGACTTAAATCTCTTGAGGCAGTTGAGCAACACTTACGAGTGGTTGCAGAACGACAACACATTGATTACCAATTCAGTGGACTTGAAGATGATGATGTGGAAGATGGAGAAGATGATGGCGAGAATGGCTATGATGCAAGTGAGGGTGGGGAATTGAGTTTTGACTATAGACAAAATAAGAGGGGGATTGAAGTTGTGTCTGCAACAAGAAATTCTATGGAG TTGGATCAATCAGACCTTTCTTTTCCCCAAGCTTCAACGGTGGAAACGGTGGAG TTAAATCCAGAAAAAAACCATGGGGATCTCCAGGGTTTCAGTAGGGAACCTAGAGCAGGCAGTTATTCTGCTCCAATAATTGCAGAGAAGAGTGATCCATCTGAAAGGATAAGAACACAATCATCCACACGGAAGTTGCACACGTATGTGCTACCCATACCAGTTGGTGCAAAGAGTTCAACTCCTTCAAGAACAAGCAATTCGGTTCCCCGAACAAGGCCAACAAGCCTCCATGGAGGCACCCGCAATTTGTGGCATTCTTCCCCCTTAGAGCCAAAGAAGCATGAGAAAGATTCTGGAGATGATCACATGTCAGGTTCAACCATATCAGAAGCACAATCAGTTCTCAAAGAGAGCAACAGTAATAATGCTGCCATCCGACTGCCCCCTCCTCTGGCTGAGGGACTTTCACTTCCACAGCTTGATACACTGAACACATCTGATACTAAAAAGGTCAAAAGACTAGCTTTTTCAGGTCCATTGACAGGTAAGCCATGGTCAACAAAGCCTGTTCTATCTTCCAGTGGTCCCATTGCCCCTGCCGAACTTCCCCAACTAGTTTCTGGATTGCTTTCTCGTGTTCCAATTCCTCAGCCTTCTTCGTCCCCAAAAATATCTCCAAGTGCTTCTCCTCCTCTTGTATCTTCTCCCAGAATAAATGAGCTCCATGAGCTCCCTAGGCCTCCTGTCAGCTTGGCAACCAAGCCAGCTAGATTTCCCGGTTTGGTTGGCCATTCTGCTCCTTTGATATCCAGAAATGAGCTTTCTGCAACAAGTAAAACCTCTTCAATGGCATCAAATGCAGCCTCTCCACTGCCAACTCCTCCTGTCCCGAGGAGCTACTCCATACCATCAAGCAGTCAGAGAGCTACGGCATTACATGTGACCAAGGTTCTGGAATCTTCTCAAAATCCAGACAAGGCTGAAGAAGTTGGCTCTCCACCATTGACACCTATTTCTCTCTCAAATA